In Stutzerimonas stutzeri, a genomic segment contains:
- the sugE gene encoding quaternary ammonium compound efflux SMR transporter SugE: protein MSWIILFFAGLFEIGWAVGLKFTDGFSRPLPTLLTVAAMAASLGLLGLAMKELPLGTAYAIWTGVGAVGTVIAGIILFGESMSLFRLGSVLLICIGLLGLKLSH from the coding sequence ATGTCTTGGATCATCCTGTTTTTTGCCGGCCTGTTCGAAATCGGCTGGGCTGTCGGACTGAAGTTCACCGATGGCTTCAGTCGCCCGCTTCCCACCCTGCTCACCGTTGCTGCGATGGCAGCCAGCCTTGGCCTGCTAGGGCTTGCCATGAAGGAGTTGCCACTGGGCACCGCCTACGCCATCTGGACCGGAGTAGGCGCGGTGGGCACTGTGATCGCCGGCATCATATTGTTCGGCGAGTCGATGAGTCTGTTTCGCCTGGGCAGCGTGCTGCTGATCTGCATCGGTTTGCTTGGTCTGAAGCTTAGTCACTGA